The Vicia villosa cultivar HV-30 ecotype Madison, WI linkage group LG1, Vvil1.0, whole genome shotgun sequence genome includes a region encoding these proteins:
- the LOC131612349 gene encoding putative zinc finger A20 and AN1 domain-containing stress-associated protein 8 encodes MEPSLCANGCGFYGSPSNKNLCSKCFNQYVKENIAKFSENESTSSYLSKNLSTNDIYDGVEAISLNDNENMKKKKNRCKSCNKKVGLIGFECRCGDVFCGMHRYPEEHTCKVNLKNIGRQVLEKQNPLCMSDKLEHRI; translated from the coding sequence ATGGAGCCATCACTTTGTGCCAATGGTTGTGGATTTTATGGATCTCCTTCAAACAagaatctatgttcaaagtgTTTCAACCAATATGTCAAAGAAAATATTGCTAAATTTAGCGAGAATGAATCAACATCTTCTTATCTTTCAAAGAATCTTAGTACTAATGATATTTACGATGGTGTGGAAGCTATTTCTCTCAATGACAACgaaaacatgaagaagaagaaaaataggtGCAAGAGTTGCAACAAGAAAGTGGGACTTATAGGGTTCGAGTGTCGTTGTGGAGATGTGTTTTGTGGAATGCATAGATATCCAGAAGAACATACTTGCAAAGTGAATTTAAAGAATATTGGTCGCCAagtattagaaaaacaaaaccctTTATGTATGAGTGATAAATTAGAACACCGTATCTAA
- the LOC131643542 gene encoding uncharacterized protein LOC131643542: MLEFVLFYKNPFLHASLSITLALTLTFFRIPILFLYALQTYIHPDSQPQSNGLKAAIRRPGVDGYQPLSSKTSTELRKRSKAKDKVDFDESKAQIFRITLDQSHLQSRLYIDQYSVAFTVSFIALLSILLHRFLDCEEGNGFLANGVFVPVLLSILSLYTWGMLFVKVTFERSASRRSEKQLSVVFGVLGVFLGLLFVPEVACLVLEFDFGVSVDGVWRVLLSVLMGSLASFLFIPAVRSARSFWLGTDQIRCNLSMITCGFYNRAILYANQILLIFVAILWITPLAESFVNKNYKGDSATGGVGNAERLVGNVGFMPSDFANFRRWCLLGSSLLQIVALRPNLQMYLNEALLSWYQRLHGSKVPDLDYSRAKMFLHNHYLCLVVLQFLGPPVLVLIFLGLSQIDGPSFGNFPLALPSSAFFKETALFLAWWVTFLQAIYSSAILLLHRHCILYVS; the protein is encoded by the coding sequence ATGCTTGAGTTCGTGCTGTTCTACAAGAACCCATTCCTCCACGCATCACTCTCCATCACCCTCGCTCTAACCCTAACCTTCTTCCGCATCCCAATCCTCTTCCTCTACGCTCTCCAAACCTACATCCACCCCGATTCCCAACCTCAATCCAATGGCCTCAAAGCCGCCATTCGCCGCCCCGGCGTCGACGGTTACCAACCCTTGTCTTCCAAAACCTCCACAGAGCTCAGAAAGAGGAGTAAAGCAAAGGACAAGGTCGATTTCGATGAGAGTAAGGCTCAGATCTTCAGGATAACGCTCGATCAGAGTCATTTGCAGTCTCGTCTTTATATCGATCAGTATTCCGTTGCCTTTACTGTTTCTTTTATTGCCCTTTTATCTATTTTGCTTCATAGGTTTTTGGATTGTGAAGAGGGTAATGGGTTTTTGGCGAATGGGGTTTTTGTTCCGGTTTTGTTATCAATTTTGAGTCTTTATACTTGGGGGATGTTGTTTGTTAAGGTTACGTTTGAAAGATCTGCGTCGAGGAGGTCGGAGAAGCAGTTGAGTGTtgtttttggggttttgggggtTTTCTTAGGGTTGCTTTTTGTTCCAGAGGTTGCTTGTTTGGTTTTGGAGTTTGATTTTGGGGTTTCTGTTGATGGGGTTTGGAGGGTTTTGTTGTCTGTGTTAATGGGTTCTCTTGCTAGTTTCTTGTTCATTCCTGCTGTGAGAAGTGCGAGATCTTTTTGGCTTGGGACTGATCAGATTCGTTGCAATTTGTCCATGATTACTTGTGGATTTTATAACCGCGCGATTCTTTATGCGAATCAAATCTTGCTTATTTTTGTGGCTATTCTGTGGATTACACCTTTGGCTGAAAGTTTTGTAAACAAAAACTATAAGGGAGATAGTGCGACGGGTGGAGTTGGTAATGCTGAGAGATTGGTGGGGAATGTAGGATTCATGCCGTCTGATTTCGCTAACTTTAGGCGGTGGTGTTTATTGGGATCGAGTTTATTGCAGATTGTGGCTTTAAGGCCTAACCTGCAAATGTATCTCAATGAAGCTTTGTTGTCTTGGTACCAAAGACTTCATGGTAGCAAGGTTCCTGATTTGGATTACAGTAGGGCGAAGATGTTTCTGCATAATCATTACTTGTGCCTTGTGGTTTTGCAATTTCTTGGCCCGCCTGTGCTGGTGCTTATCTTTCTTGGCTTGTCTCAGATTGACGGTCCTTCCTTTGGAAACTTTCCATTGGCATTGCCTAGCTCTGCTTTTTTCAAGGAGACTGCATTGTTTTTGGCTTGGTGGGTGACCTTTCTGCAGGCAATATATTCTTCGGCGATCCTTTTGCTACACCGGCATTGTATTTTGTATGTTTCTTGA
- the LOC131612359 gene encoding protein phosphatase inhibitor 2-like isoform X2 codes for MKGRVRWDEINIGNIEANKPVRQKITEPKTPYHPMIEDDSSPSPGRGGSHECDDDKSEPAKAEETAFDNAACCSRKKTNGWSSSEDEEEETEQIDEGCSFKEHRRAHYDEFLKVKELRQQAALQENGSDEDNNTEVAEEKKPDVDSSSPVSAE; via the exons ATGAA GGGACGTGTGAGATGGGATGAAATTAATATTGGAAACATTGAAGCAAACAAACCTGTGAGGCAAAAAATTACTGAGCCGAAGACTCCGTATCATCCTATGATCGAAGATGACA GCTCTCCATCTCCTGGAAGAGGAGGGTCTCATGAATGTGACGATGATAAAAGCGAACCAGCAAAAGCTGAAGAAACTGCTTTTGATAATGCGGCCTGTTGCAGCAGAAAAAAAACTAACGGCTGGTCATCATCTGAGGACGAGGAAGAAGAAACCGAACAAATTGATGAAG GTTGTAGTTTTAAAGAGCATCGACGGGCCCATTATGATGAATTCCTTAAAGTAAAAGAACTGAGACAGCAGGCGGCTCTTCAAGAGAATGGAAGCGACGAGGATAATAATACAGAGGTCGCCGAGGAGAAGAAACCTGATGTTGACTCATCTTCTCCGGTGAGTGCTGAATAA
- the LOC131612359 gene encoding protein phosphatase inhibitor 2-like isoform X1 gives MKGRVRWDEINIGNIEANKPVRQKITEPKTPYHPMIEDDSSPSPGRGGSHECDDDKSEPAKAEETAFDNAACCSRKKTNGWSSSEDEEEETEQIDEDAGCSFKEHRRAHYDEFLKVKELRQQAALQENGSDEDNNTEVAEEKKPDVDSSSPVSAE, from the exons ATGAA GGGACGTGTGAGATGGGATGAAATTAATATTGGAAACATTGAAGCAAACAAACCTGTGAGGCAAAAAATTACTGAGCCGAAGACTCCGTATCATCCTATGATCGAAGATGACA GCTCTCCATCTCCTGGAAGAGGAGGGTCTCATGAATGTGACGATGATAAAAGCGAACCAGCAAAAGCTGAAGAAACTGCTTTTGATAATGCGGCCTGTTGCAGCAGAAAAAAAACTAACGGCTGGTCATCATCTGAGGACGAGGAAGAAGAAACCGAACAAATTGATGAAG ATGCAGGTTGTAGTTTTAAAGAGCATCGACGGGCCCATTATGATGAATTCCTTAAAGTAAAAGAACTGAGACAGCAGGCGGCTCTTCAAGAGAATGGAAGCGACGAGGATAATAATACAGAGGTCGCCGAGGAGAAGAAACCTGATGTTGACTCATCTTCTCCGGTGAGTGCTGAATAA
- the LOC131612383 gene encoding uncharacterized protein LOC131612383: MASSNCTSQDMASMATQICNQIASIFSNPTHPYPPPLDLLVTELSTVAKQKNRVFLYGVGREGIMLKALCMRLAHLGLSAHLVFDMTTPPITPGDLLIASAGPGGFSTVDALCSVARSNGGRVLLLTAQPETGSCVKHASVVAYVPAQTMANDKDEGDVKARPLLPMGSVYEGALYVLFEMVVYKLGEVLGESPEAIRSRHTNLE; this comes from the coding sequence ATGGCTTCTTCAAATTGTACTTCTCAAGACATGGCTTCAATGGCCACCCAAATCTGCAACCAAATAGCCTCCATATTTTCAAACCCCACTCATCCATACCCACCCCCACTCGACCTCTTAGTCACCGAGCTCTCCACAGTCGCCAAACAAAAAAACCGCGTTTTCCTCTACGGAGTCGGCCGTGAGGGCATAATGCTCAAAGCCCTCTGCATGCGTCTCGCCCATCTGGGCCTCTCTGCCCACTTAGTCTTCGATATGACCACTCCACCGATCACTCCCGGAGATCTCCTCATCGCCTCCGCCGGTCCAGGGGGCTTCTCAACCGTCGACGCTTTATGCTCGGTGGCACGGTCTAACGGCGGAAGGGTGCTGCTTCTGACGGCCCAGCCTGAGACGGGTTCGTGTGTGAAGCATGCTAGTGTGGTGGCTTACGTGCCTGCGCAGACCATGGCGAATGATAAGGATGAAGGGGATGTGAAAGCTAGACCGTTGCTTCCGATGGGAAGTGTGTATGAAGGTGCACTGTATGTACTGTTTGAGATGGTTGTGTACAAGTTGGGGGAGGTTTTAGGGGAGAGCCCTGAAGCTATTCGATCTCGACATACTAATCTTGAATGA